GGGGACATCCAAGGTCGGGCAGAGTCGCAACGACGCGCCACCACTGCCCGACCGAATGTCGTGCTGGCACATCGTTGGTCTCGCCAACCAGAACTGGCTGCCGGCGCCACGAGCCCGGAGAGGGTTCGAGTGTGTTGACGCAGGCGCTTCCATGCAACGGAAGCAGGCTACTCCCCAAAGAGAGGCCGCGATCCTATCAGGTCGTCGCGCCCAAGGCGATTCCCCGTCGTGGCAGCGGTCCCGCGGCCCGGCGTCGGAGATACTGCGGCGCCCCTGCCGGCTGTGGCGCTTGCCCACCGGCTTTTGCCCACCGGCGGTCGCCGACGCGCCAGCGGCATCCTTTGCCATTCACCGCTTCAGTTGTCCCACCCTACATCGAGGATCCGATCCCGTGACGCCTGTGTTGCCCGTGATGTCCGTCATGCCGCTCAGCCATCTGTTGCTGTGTCTGGCGATCCTGCTGACGCTGCTCCCTGTGACCGCTCCCTGGCCTTGGATGACGGTGCTGATCATGGCGGTCACCGCCGGCTTGATCCAGGGCCAACTGAGCATCGCCGCGCTGGTGCCGGTGCTGGCGATGCTGGCCTTGGCCTGGCTGGCGATGTCGGCGCATCGACAGCCCCGCCGCGAAGCCACCTTGATGGTCCTGATGCTGGTGCTGGGCCTGGCGCTCTCCCTGCACAAGCTGCCGGGGTTTGCCAATCCGAGCTACCTGGTGGCCAGCGCCGATGCGCTGCCGCCCACAGTGAAGTACCTGAATTTCGACAAGGGCGTCGCCGGACTGCTGATGCTGGCGGTGCTGATCACCCAGCAGCGCCAACGCCGCAACGGGGGCGTGACTCGGTGGGCTGACCAGCCGGGCCGACCGGTCAGCGGGCACAGCGCCTTCGGCGGATGGGCATTGCCGATCACGGTGGTCGCCACGCTGGCCGTGCCCTGGTGGCTGGCGGTGGGCAGCGGCCTGGGCGAGCCCACGCTGCGCTGGCCACCCAACGCCGCCCTCTTCCTGCTGTCCAACCTCTTCCTGACCTGCGTGGCCGAGGAAGTCGCCTTCCGCGGCGTGATCCAGCAACTGCTGGCGCGCTGGGTGAGCGACGACCTGCGCCACTGGCGCGGTTGGATCCCGGTGCTGCTGACCGCCCTGCTCTTCGGACTGGCCCATCTGGCCGGCGGCCCCGTCTATGTCGCGCTCGCCGCATTGGCCGGGCTGGGCTATGGCCTGAGCTACGCGCTCAGCGGCCGGATCGAGGTGGCCATCCTGCTGCATTTCGGGCTCAATGCGCTGGTGTTCTGCACCTTGAATGTGAAGCTGGGCTGACGCGCAGACGCCGACGGGCCGATCAGCCCTTCCTCGCCAGCCCCATCCGCTCGATGGTCAGGCGCTCGGCCTCGAAGGTGCGCTGCGCATAGCGGCCATAGTCCTCGGTGCTCATATAGAGCACGGGCTGGTAGTAGCGATCCAGCGTCTCCAGCAGATGCGGATCCTCCAGCGTGCGCTTGAAGGCGTCATGCAGCGTGCGGACGACCGCCGGATCGGTGCCGCGAGGCGCGCCGATGCCGAACGGCGAATCGCTGACCGTATCCCAGCCGGACTCCTTCACCGTGGGAACGTCCGGGAAGGCGCGATTGCGCTCCCGTCCCAGCGTCGCCAGAAAGCGCAGTTTGCCGGCCTTCACATGCGGCACGAACTCCGGCGTGCCGCTCATCACCGGCACGTGACCGCCCAGGATCGCCTGCATGATCTCGGCCGTGCCCTTGTACGGCACATCCTGCGTGGTGAACCCCGCCTTGTGCGCAAATTCCTCGAAGGCCAGATGCGGCGTGGTCCCGGTGCCGGTGTGACCGTAGATCAACTGTCCCGGCCGGGCACGGGCCCAGGTCACCATCTCCTTGAGGTTGCGGAACGGCGCATCCATCGTGCAGACGATGCCGAAGGTGTAGCCCGTCAGCCCGATCACATGCTGCAGGTCACGCACCGGGTCGAACGGCATTTTCTGCATGTGCGGCAGTCGATAGACCCCCAGCGGCAGTTGCGTGAGGGTGTAGCCGTCCGGCTTGGCCGTCAGCATCAGACTCGCCCCCAGCGTGCCGCCGGCGCCGGGCCGGTTCTCCACCACCACCGGCACGCCGAGCTGCCGGGCCAGGCTGTCGCCGAAGGCGCGCATCACCGCGTCGCTGGAGCCGCCTGCCGGCCACGGGCAGATCAGCGTGATCGGCCGGCTGGGAAAGCGGTCCTGGGCCCAGGACGGCAGGGTCACGCCGGCGGTCAGCGCCGCGGTCAGCAGGTTACGGCGCTGCATGGCGGGGGTCCTTTTGCAGGGAGGGGATGGCTCCGCACGTGGCGCGCTGCACGGGCGGGGTGGACATCGCGAGGCGACCGGACGGCTGCCTGCGGCCGGAGCGGCTGGTGCGCCTGCCCGGGGAAATGGCTGCCAACGCGTGACGAGGGAACTGCATTTGTATGGGATTTGTATGGGGTGTGTCGCTGCGGCGTTGTCTGACGAGACGGCGCGCGGGGGATGAGGATAATCGCCCGACCTTTACTCGTGCGAACCCATGGCGCTGCTTGCTCAAATCGTCCGCCCGCTGACCGCGTTCTGCCGCTCCTTGTGGGCACGCACCGCCGGATTTCGGGCGAGACTGGCCCAATGGCCCACCTGGAAGCGGGTCGCCTTGTGGTCCGGTGCCGGCCTGCTGGCGGTGGTGTTGATCCTGGGGGGCGCGGCTGCCGTGGTCTGGCCCGGCCTGCCCGACCTGGACCGCGTGACCGATTACCAGCCCAAGCAGCCGCTGCGTGTCTATGCCGCCGATGGCGAGTTGCTGGCGGAGTTCGGCGCCGAACGCCGCAGTTACCTTCCGATCGACAAGATTCCCCGTCAGATGCAGCAGGCACTGCTGGCGGTTGAGGATGCCAATTTCTATGAGCATCAGGGCATCTCGGTGCCCGGCATGTTCCGCGCGGCACTGGCCAACCTCACCTCGGGCCGCAAGCAAGGCGCCTCCACCATCACCCAGCAGCTGGCGCGGGACCTCTACCTCACCAAGAAAAAGCTCTACACCCGCAAGTTCGTCGAGGTGCTGCTGGCTCTGAAGATCGAGAGCCAGCTCTCCAAGGACAAGATCCTGGAGATCTACATGAACCAGATCTACCTGGGTCAGCGTGCTTACGGCTTCGAGGCGGCGGCGCAAACCTACTTCGGCAAGTCGCTGAAGGATCTGTCGATTGCGGAAACGGCCATGATCGCCGGCCTGCCGCAGAACCCGTACCGTGCCAATCCGATCAGCAACCTGAAGGCCGCCAAGAAGCGCCAGGCGGTGGTGCTGTCGCGGATGCAGGACGTCGGCATGATCACCGCCGACCAGGCCAAGCTGGCCTATGACGAACCGCTGAAGCTGCGCGGCATCCAGGACCAGCGGCTGCCCTATGGCCAGTATGCGGCCGAGATGGTGCGTCAGGTGGTCCATGCGCAGTACGGCGAGGACGCCTACAACCGCGGCATTCGGGTCTACACCACCATTCGCATGGACAACCAGGTCGCCGCCTACAAGGCGCTGCGCCGCACCTTGATGGATTACGAGCGCCGCAAGCCCTGGCGCGGCCCGGAAGGCACGGTGGACCTGCCCGCCGACATGGACGACACCGACATCGACAACGCCATCACCCAGGCGCTGCAGGAGCATCCGGACAACGACGATCTGCGCGCCGCCGTGGTGACCGAGGTCACCGGCAACCGCATCAAGGCCACGCTGTCCGACGGCGAGGACATCGACCTGCGCGGCGAAGGTGTGCGCAGCGTGCTGGCGGCACTGTCGGAGAAAGCCAAACCGCAGTTGCGCATCCAGCGCGGCAGCATCCTGCGGGTGCTGCAAGGCGCATCGACCAAGGAATTCCCCAAGGGCGCCTGGGCGGTGACCCAGTCGCCGGAGGCCGAAGGCGCGCTGGTGTCAGTCGAACCGGAAAGCGGCAAGGTGCTGGCGCTGGTCGGCGGTTTCGACTTCGCCCGCAACCAGTTCAACCATGCGACCCAGGCCTGGCGTCAGCCGGGCTCCAGCTTCAAGCCCTTCCTGTACTCCGGCGCCCTGGAGATCGGCGCCAGCCCGGCCACCCTGGTGGACGATGCGCCCTTCTTCGCCGGCGACTGGGCCCCGCGCAACTCGGACGGCCAGTTCGACGGCCCGATGACCCTGCGCCAGGCGCTGGCCAAGTCCAAGAACATGGTGACCATCCGCTTGCTGGAGCAGCTGACGCCGGAACGCGGACGCACCTGGGCCGGTCGATTCGGCCTGGATGTGGACAAGCAGCCGTCCAACCTGACGCTGGCGCTGGGTTCGGGCGCGGTCACGCCGATGCAGATGGCCAGCGCCTATTCGGTGTTCGCCAACGGCGGTTATCTGCTCAAGCCGCTGTTGATCACCAAGATCGTCGATGCCCAGGGCCAGGAGCTGTTCCGCGCGGAACCCGAATCCACCACCATCGATCGCCGGGTGATCAGCGAGCGCAATGCCTTCATCACCAGCTCGCTGCTGCGCGAAGTGGCCACCCGAGGCACCGCCTACCGCGCCAGCCAGGCGCTCAAGCGTTACGACCTCTATGGCAAGACCGGCACCACCAATGATGCGGTGGATGCCTGGTTCGCCGGCTTCCAGCGCCATGTGGCGACGGTGGTGTGGATCGGCTATGACCAGCCGCGCAGCCTGGGCGACCGCGAAACCGGTGGCGGCATCGCGCTGCCGGCGTGGATCGACTACATGCAGGTGGCGCTGAAAGGCTTCTCGCCGTCGGAGATCGGTCCGCCGTCCGAAGGCGTGACCCAGGCCGAGGGCCCGAACGGCCCGGACTGGGTGTTCACCGAATTCGCCGGTGATGCCGGCCTGAAGACCATCGGCCCGGTGCCGCCACCGGGCGGCGCCTCCGACGCGGCGTCTGCGGCAGTCCCTGGCATCGTGCCGACCCTGCCGCAGGGCGCGGCGCCCGCCACCGCCCCCGGCCCCGCCACGGCGGTGCCGGCAACGAATTCAGGGGCGAGCCCGTCGTGGTTTGCGGGCGAGAAAGGCGGCTGAACGGCGCGAGCTCAGAAGGTCAGCGTCTTCACGCCCTGCGCCGTGCCCAGCAGGCACACCGACGCCTTGTTGCGGGCGAACACGCCCACCGTGACCACGCCGGGCCATTGATTCACATCGGCCTCGAAGGCGGCGGGATCGGTGATGCGCAGACCCGTCACATCCAGGATCTGGCAGCTGTTGTCGGTCACGCAGCCCTCGCGCAGGCGCGCAGTACCGCCCATCGCCGCGAACCGGCGCGTGATCTGCGCGGCGGCCATCGGGATCACTTCCACCGGCAGCGGGAAGCGGCCCAGCGCGTCGACCAGCTTGCTCTCATCGGCGATGCAGACAAAGGTCTTGGCAAGGTCCGCCACGATCTTCTCGCGCGTCAATGCGGCACCGCCGCCCTTGACCATGTGGCCGTGATGATCGATTTCATCGGCGCCGTCGATGTAGACCTGCAGCGCCTCGACTTCGGAAGCCTCCAGCACCGCAATGCCCAGGGCCTTCATCCGCTCGGTGCTGCGGACCGAGCTGGACACCGCGCCGGCGATGCGGATGCCGCTGGCGGCCAGCGCGTCGATGAACTTGTCCACCGTCGAGCCCGTGCCCACGCCCACCACCGTGTCCGGCGTGACGTACTTCAAGGCGGCTTGGCCGACCAGGGTCTTCAATTCGTCTTGGGTCATCGGAGCGGGTTGGGAAGCGGTCATGGGATCGAACTCGGAGCTGGAAGCTGGAAGCTGGGGGAAAGGAAGGCCGGATTATCTCCGCCCTCACACCCCCAACAGGCCACCATCAAGCCGCATAGAAGCGCCCATGAAAACCCAGCGGCACCCAGTACGGCAGCCACGCGCGGGCCAGCGGGCCATCGCCCAGGCGCTCGGCATCGAACACCGTGGCGAAGCTGCGCTGGCGACGCACGTCGTAGCCCAGTCCCAGCAGCCAGCCCTGCCCTTCGCGGCTGCTGCCCGGACGAGGCACCAGCAGTTGCTCCTCCAGCAGCACCTCCTCATCGAACTGGAAGCGCTGCCGGGCGCCGGTCTCGAGGTCGAGCCGCATCACCCCATCGAAGCCCCACCGGTGGGGCTGCGCGAAACGGGTCGGGTAGTAGACGAAGCGATGGCGTTGGCCGACCACCCGAGGATCGACCACCGGGAACTCCACCGCTTCATCGCGGCGCTCCAATCGCGGTGCCCCGCCGCTCAGCGACAGCCGCAGCACCCGCGGCTGGGACGGCGCCGAGTCCATCTGCCGCCCCGCCATCAAGGCGGCGATGCGTTGGTTGAATTCCGGCAGCGGCGGTGCCTCGACATAGTCCAGCACGAGGTCATCGCCCTCATCCCAGGCATTGCCGAAGTGAAAGACCATGCTCGCTGGCAATTCCGCCCAGCGCGGCGTCAAGGTCGCCTTGTCCAGGATCAGCACCCGAGTGCCTTGCTCCGGCTGCCAACGCATCGCCGCCGTCATGCTGGCGCCGGCGCGCAACTGCGCCAGGTCCATCGTCAGCGGCGCCAGCAGGAACACCAGAAAGCGCTGCGAGACCGCGAAGTCATGCACCATCGCCGACATCGGCAAGGCCAGCGTCTGATGGGCCGCGAGGACGCCATCCGGATGGAATCGATAGACGGTCAGATGCCGCGCGGTGCTGCCGAAGTTCCAGACAGTGCCGTCGGCTTCCACCTTGGGGTGGGCCGAGAACGGCATGCCGCGCAAGGCCGGGTCCCAGGCGCGCGGACCGACGGTGTCCAGGGTGTCGGCGTCCAGCTCATAGGCGCTGCCGCCTTCCCACAGCGCATGCAGACGTCCACCCAGGCGCAGCACGCTGGTGTTGGCCACATTGAGGCTGTCCGCGCCCACGACCGGGCGCTGCGGCGGAATCGCGGTACCCAGCGTCGGCAGCAGGAAGCGTCCCGCCTCCTGCTCGGCCCGGAACTTGGCGGTGCGCACGAAACGCGCCTGATGGCTCGCCCGCCCCGCCTCAAAGCGCCAGGCATGCACCAGGCCGTCGCCATCGAACCAATGCCGGTAGCGCTCGCCGCTGCGGCTCATCAGGCCCGGGCCATTGCGGTAGAGCGTGCCCTGCAACTCGCGCGGCCAGCGACCCTCGATGCGCAGCTCGGCGGTGGCGCGATCCTGGCCGTCCCAGCCGCGCAGCGGCAGCAACTCCGGCGCTGCGGCCAGTGCGCGTTCAAAGTCCGCCGCCGACAGCGCCGCCGCGCCGTTCACGAGATGGGCCGTGTCGGCCAGCGCCTGCTGCGCCAGTGACCAGCCGCTGAGTGCCAACGTCGAGTGCGTCGCTCTGCGCAGCAGCGCCCGCCGCTGCGGACTGGCAGGCGACGCGGCCTGGTCGGCGGGCCGTCCGGCAGGATTCATCGTGGCGTTCAATGGGGCGTTCAATAGGTCGTTCAATGGGTCGTTCATTTCGACAATCGTCTCGGGCTTCATGACTGCGCTCCTGTGGAGGTGCAACGCAACTGGCGGCGATATCGGGCCGATATTGGGGCGATATCGGGCCGACATCCAGCCGACCTCCGTGCCTGGTCCATCGGGATGGCGCAGGCACGGCGAACCGGGGCCTTTCAGGGCATCGCCGGCAGTTGAATGGCGTGACGGGTGGTGCCCGCCTCCAGCGCGGCCTGCTCGAAGCGAGGCGGTCCGAAGTTGCCTTGGGCCTGACGAGAGAAGGCGAACGGTTCCAGCGGCATGCCCACCGGGTTGGTGTCCAACTTGCCGTTCCCATTGAGGTCCTGGAACACGCTGATCGCGACCGGACCGGCCGGCAGATCGCCGAATCGCAACACCAGGCGGCCGTCCACGGCTTCGGCCACGGCGACGCGACGCACCGCGACCGGCTTCTTCAGCCAATCACTGCTGTCGGCGAAGACCGCCACCATCAGCTGACCACGCTGCTCCTCGGCGCCGGCAAAGCCGCTCACCGCCAGTTCCAGGTCGGCTGCGTGAGCCTGGCTGGCCCATGCAGCGCCCAGCACGGCCAGCGCGCAGAGGGACTTCAGCGCTCGCCGAAGGGAGCGGGCAATTTCCGGCTTGGCGGAATGTGCGGCGGACGAGGCGGTCCGACGGTCGTCGGCCGGCGTGACAGAGGTGGCATCGAGGCGACGGTTCATGGCGGGCTCCAGTGGGTGGTCGATGTCGCCACTCTAGGAACCGGCCCCTGCCTCGACGAGCGACCTGAGACGAACCGAGCGCCCGCGGCGCGAGTGGTCGCCTGCACGGCGCCAACGGCACCCGGGTGTTCGCGCCGCCTGACCGCTCAGACCGGGGAAGACCGCAAACCGTAGACCTTGTCGCCGATGAACAGATATTCCGCCCGCAGGACGGCCTCGCCCTGCTCGGCCGGCGCGGTGAACCCGATCACCGCGACCTCGGTGCCGGGCTTGATCTCGTCCACGGCCCAGGCCTGCATGCGCGTCAGCGGCGCCAGCTCGACCTCCCAACGCCGGTCCCGGCGCGTGGGCACTTGCACCTTCGCGAGCAAGGCGGCGGAGTCGACGGCGGCGCTTTGGCGCGGCAGCGTGCGCTGCTTCAGGTCGGCGGGCAGGCTGAGCCGCTCCGGCAGATCCAGCATCAGCTCGACATGCGGATTGCGCCAGGCCACCTGGGTGGCGCGCCCGGCGAGGTAGAGCGGTCGGTCCTGATCGAACCCGCTCCAGCCGTGGTGGGCCCGCACGGGCAGGCTCCACAGCGGGGCCGATGAGAGGACGGTCAACAGCGAACGACGTTGCATCAGAGTCTCCCAGAGTGATGGACCGGACCGGATCGCCAGCCCGCGCCGTGCCGTGCCGGCAAATCCGCATCCCGCTGCGGAGCCGCAGGCACTGGCGGCGGGACTGGCTTCGCGCAGCCGCCTTCAAACATAGGCGATCCAGCGCCCGCAGATGATGACGGCGATCCAAAGCACCAGCGACAGCAGGCATTGCGCGCGTCCCAGCCGATCCTGCGCCCGGACGCCGCCCCGCCGGTGAAACCAGGCGGCATTGAGGCCCGCCAGGAGGATCAGTGCCATCTTCACCCGCAGCGCGCCGTTGATCCAGAGCTCCTGCGGCTGGGTCGCGAACATCGCGGCCCCGGAGATCAGGCACAGCGCGAATCCGGCCAGTGCGGTGGGAATGGCGAGCCGGGCCAGCGCGCCAGGATCCACCTCGGGGCGCACGCCCAGGGTGCGCAGCTCAAACACCAGCAAGCCGCCGAACAGCGCGCCCAGGCCGATCAGGTGAACGACTTCGTAGGCGGGATAGGCCCAGGGGTGCGAGACGAGTTGGGCAAGCATCGTGCAGGAAGTAGATCACGCGGCGTGAACCGAACGGAAGCTAATCCGCACTTGAGAGCCAACCAGAATCGACTTTCAACGGATTTTTGTTTAATGTTCTCTTTATCCAGAAATTTTTCCGCCATCACGGATCGCGTCCCGATGCTTCGCCATTACGCTTTTTCCAATTTTCAGAGCTTCAGAGACCAGACCGTGGTCTCCTTCGAACTGAGTCAGAAAGCGGCCTCGCATGGATGGCAGGTGACCTCACGGGGCAACGCGCGCTTGACCACCGTCCTGGCGGTGATGGGGGCCAACGGCGCGGGAAAGACGGGCGCGCTGAAGCCCCTGGCCTTTGTGGCCTGGTTCGTGGCGCACTCTTTCCATCTCCCGGCCGATCAGCCCATCCCCATGAGCACGCATGCCCTGGCGACGGCAGAGCCCGCCCGGATAGCGTTGGAGGTCGAGGACACCGATGGCTGCCTGTGGCGCTATGAACTGGAGATCCGCGCCCAACGCGTCTTCCGGGAGGCGTTGTTCCGCAAGCGTGAGCGATTCAACTATGTCTTCGTCCGCACCCTCAATGCGGACGAATCAGGCTACGACATCAAGCAACAGGGCTTTGATTTCAGCCCGGCGGAAGCCCGCAAAGTCCGATTCAACGCCTCGTTGATCTCGACAGCCGCCCAATACGGCGTCCCTTTGGCACAGTGGCTGCGCTCCTTCGGGGTGGTCACCAACATCAATCTGGACGGTCGCAGCCACTTCGGCGCTCAGCACCTGGCGCAATCCGCCGAATTCTTCGCGCAGGATGATGGCGCCCGGCAACGCATGGTGGGGTTTCTGGCCTCCTGGGATCTGGGGGTCTCGGAAGTGGACATCGAGCGGCTGGACGCGCAGCGAGCAGACGGCTCTGTGGATCGATCGTGGCATGCGAAGGTGAAACACCACAGTGCCCTTGGCGAATTCGCCTTGCGCATGGAGCAGGAGTCCAGCGGCACGCAAAGCGCGTTCGTCCTGCTGTCTCGCTTGCTGCCAGTGCTTCGCGATGGCGGCTTGGCGGTGTTGGACGAGCTCGACAGCGATCTCCATCCGCTGATGATCGAGCCCATCCTCGACCTGTTCGCCAATCCGGCCACCAATCCGCATCAGGCCCAACTGATCTTCACCTGCCATACCTCGGAGATCCTGGATCTGCTGCACAAGAGTCAGGTCTTGCTCGTCGAGAAGACCGACGGTCACAGCCAGGGCTACCGCGCTGACGAAATCAAGGGCTTGCGCAGTGACGACAACCTGCGGGCGAAGTACATGGCCGGTGCGCTCGGCGGCATTCCGAGATTCTGATGATGCGACGCAACCCGACGCGCCATTCACGCCGCACCGCGCTGCTGGTTGGCGAAGGCCAAGCGGAGGTGGAGCTTCTGTCGCACCTGCGCTCGATCTACACCTCGGACAGGCAAGGCTGCCAACTCACCATCCGCAATGCGCGGGGGCATGGTGCTGGCCATGTGGTCAAACATGCCATCGCCCTCAAACGCCAGGCCGCCTTCGACCGTACCGCTGTCCTGCTGGACACCGATACGGACTGGACCCCTGCGACCCGCGTGCTGGCCCGCCGCCATGCGATTCGCATCTTCTCGTGCACGCCATGCCTGGAAGCCTGGGTGCTGGGCCTGATCGACGAACCCATTCGCCATGGCTGGACCACGGCGCAATACAAAGAGCGATTTGCCCGTCGCTTCGATGGCCCGGCTCATGCACCCGGTCTGATGGGCGCCCAGTTGCCACGCGCCGCGCTCGACCATGCGGCCACTCGCGACGCAATGCTTCCACAGTTGATTGAATGGCTCACCGCGAGCGAGCCGACGGGCGCCGCTTCATAGGCCGCCTTGCGCCGCCTTGGCTCAGGACGATCAACCCGCCGCCCGCTCCCGCCGCTGACGCACCGCCGCCGCAAGTTCGCGCAGCAGCGGCTCGGTCTGGCTCCAGCCCAGGCAGGCGTCGGTGATGGACACACCGGGCAGCAGGTCGGCCTTGGTCTGGCCGGTCAGCAGGTCCTGTCGGCCCGGCTGCAGGTGGGACTCGATCATCACGCCGGTGATGCGGGCGTCGCCGCCGGCGATCTGGGCGCCGACGTCATGGCCCACATCGATCTGGCGCTCGAACTTCTTGGAGGAGTTCGCATGCGAGAAGTCGATCATCAGCTGCTGGCGCAGGCCCGCCGACTTCAGCGCCTCGGCCGCCGCCTGCACCGAGGCCGCGTCATAGTTCGGTGCCTTGCCGCCGCGCAGGATCAGGTGGCAGTCGTCATTGCCGCGGGTTTCGAAGATGGCCGCCATGCCCATCTTGGTCATGCCCATGAAGGCATGGCTGGCGCGTGCCGCCAGCACCGCATCCGCCGCAATCTTGACCGAACCGTCGGTGCCGTTCTTGAAGCCCACCGGGCAGGACAGCCCCGAGGCCAGCTGCCGATGGCTCTGGCTTTCGGTGGTGCGCGCACCGATCGCGCCCCAGGCGATGAGGTCGGAGATGTATTGCGGCGACAGCAGGTCCAGGAACTCGGTCCCGGCTGGCAACCCCAGCGCGGTGACGTCCAGCAGCAGCTGACGCGCCAGACGCAGACCTTCGTTCATGTGGAAGCTGCCGTCCAGATGCGGATCGTTGATGTAGCCCTTCCAGCCCACCGTGGTGCGCGGCTTCTCGAAATACACCCGCATCACGATCAGCAGATCCTGCTTGAGCTCGTCCCGCAGGTCCTTGAGCAAGCGCGCATAGTCCATCGCCTGGCCGTGGTCATGGATGGAGCACGGACCGACCACGCACAGCAGCCGGTCATCCTGACCGTGCAGCACCGCACTGATCTGCTGGCGGGCGGCTTCCACCACGCGCAGCGAGGACTCGGGCAGCGGGAGCTGGTCCAGCAGCAGGGCCGGCGAGATCAGCGGCCGGACCGCGTCGATCCGGGTGTCGTCGGTGCGGGTGTCATCGCGGGTGCTGTCGGCAGAGCCGACTTCGCGGTCCTGCTGCGGGTGGTCAAGTGTCTTCATGGCGGCGGCGGGCTCTGGCAGGAGCCGGAAATGAGCCGTCGATTATCGACCCGCACCGAACCCTTCGCACGGGATGACCACGCGCACAACCCAGCGCCCCCCTCTTCCGGGGACCTGTCTTCACCGGGCTGTCGTCTGTCGATCCCGCATCGCCACCAGCGCCACCGCACCGGCCGAGACCGCAAAGCCCAGCAGCGCCTGGCCCGACAGCCGCTCCCCCAGCACCGCATAACCCATCAGCGCCGAGACGCCGGGGATCAGATAGAACAGGCGCGCCACCGCCCCCGCCTGCCCGCGCCGGATCATCACGAACATCAGGCTGAAGGCGCCGATCGAGTTCACCAAGGCCAGCCACAAGGTGGCGCCGACCAGCTCCAGGCTCCAGTCCGGCAGTGCGGGCTCGCGCCACAAGGCCAACCCCAGCACCGCCAGCGCCGACACCGCCATCTGGATGCCGCTGCCGCTGCGCAGGTCCATCCCGGCGCAGAACCGCTTTTGATAGAGCGTACCGGTCACCAGCCCGGCCAGGCCGATCAAGCCAGCGCCATAGGCCTGCCAGTCCGCGCCGCCCATCGGGCGCCCGGCGATCACCAGGGCCACCCCGGCCGCCCCGCCCAGCAACCCCCACCCCTGCAGCGGCGTCAATCGCTCCGCCAGCCACAGATGGGCCCCGAGCGCCGTGGCCAGCGGCATCATGCCGATCAGCAGGGCCGCGATGCCGGTGGGCAGGCCCCACTGGATCGCGCTGTAGACGCCGCTGAAATGCAGCACCTGCATCAGCAACCCCACCACCGCCAGATGTACCCAAGCCCGGGCAGTGCGCGGCCAGGGCGCGCGGGTCAGCACCGCGACCGCCAGCAGCACCAGCGCCGCCACGCCGAAACGCAGCGCCAGCAGGCTGAACGGGCCGGCATGCGGCAGCGCCAGCTTGCCGGCCACGTAGCCGCTGCTCCACAGCAGGATGAACAACATCGGCAGGCTCAGCGAGACCAGCGTCGCCAGGCCGGAAGGGGCACCTGGGACGGATCCCGATCCGGAGGGCTCGCCGACGACTGCGGCGAAGTCCGATCCCGACCCCGGTCGCGACTCGGATGCAGTTGTAGTTGCGGATGCGGTTGCGGGCGAGCCGCCACGTGGCATCGACCTCACAGGGCTAGGCGCCTGGGTCCGGGACGACGAGGGGGCGGATGGGAGCACGGTGGACGCCATGGCGTTCTCCTGCAGAAGGGTCGTAGGGCTGAGCGTGATGGCGGAGATT
The Roseateles amylovorans genome window above contains:
- a CDS encoding DUF6644 family protein; amino-acid sequence: MLAQLVSHPWAYPAYEVVHLIGLGALFGGLLVFELRTLGVRPEVDPGALARLAIPTALAGFALCLISGAAMFATQPQELWINGALRVKMALILLAGLNAAWFHRRGGVRAQDRLGRAQCLLSLVLWIAVIICGRWIAYV
- a CDS encoding DMT family transporter; this encodes MLFILLWSSGYVAGKLALPHAGPFSLLALRFGVAALVLLAVAVLTRAPWPRTARAWVHLAVVGLLMQVLHFSGVYSAIQWGLPTGIAALLIGMMPLATALGAHLWLAERLTPLQGWGLLGGAAGVALVIAGRPMGGADWQAYGAGLIGLAGLVTGTLYQKRFCAGMDLRSGSGIQMAVSALAVLGLALWREPALPDWSLELVGATLWLALVNSIGAFSLMFVMIRRGQAGAVARLFYLIPGVSALMGYAVLGERLSGQALLGFAVSAGAVALVAMRDRQTTAR
- a CDS encoding DUF6152 family protein, with the translated sequence MQRRSLLTVLSSAPLWSLPVRAHHGWSGFDQDRPLYLAGRATQVAWRNPHVELMLDLPERLSLPADLKQRTLPRQSAAVDSAALLAKVQVPTRRDRRWEVELAPLTRMQAWAVDEIKPGTEVAVIGFTAPAEQGEAVLRAEYLFIGDKVYGLRSSPV
- a CDS encoding AAA family ATPase gives rise to the protein MRANQNRLSTDFCLMFSLSRNFSAITDRVPMLRHYAFSNFQSFRDQTVVSFELSQKAASHGWQVTSRGNARLTTVLAVMGANGAGKTGALKPLAFVAWFVAHSFHLPADQPIPMSTHALATAEPARIALEVEDTDGCLWRYELEIRAQRVFREALFRKRERFNYVFVRTLNADESGYDIKQQGFDFSPAEARKVRFNASLISTAAQYGVPLAQWLRSFGVVTNINLDGRSHFGAQHLAQSAEFFAQDDGARQRMVGFLASWDLGVSEVDIERLDAQRADGSVDRSWHAKVKHHSALGEFALRMEQESSGTQSAFVLLSRLLPVLRDGGLAVLDELDSDLHPLMIEPILDLFANPATNPHQAQLIFTCHTSEILDLLHKSQVLLVEKTDGHSQGYRADEIKGLRSDDNLRAKYMAGALGGIPRF
- a CDS encoding DUF2141 domain-containing protein — encoded protein: MNRRLDATSVTPADDRRTASSAAHSAKPEIARSLRRALKSLCALAVLGAAWASQAHAADLELAVSGFAGAEEQRGQLMVAVFADSSDWLKKPVAVRRVAVAEAVDGRLVLRFGDLPAGPVAISVFQDLNGNGKLDTNPVGMPLEPFAFSRQAQGNFGPPRFEQAALEAGTTRHAIQLPAMP
- a CDS encoding 3-deoxy-7-phosphoheptulonate synthase, giving the protein MKTLDHPQQDREVGSADSTRDDTRTDDTRIDAVRPLISPALLLDQLPLPESSLRVVEAARQQISAVLHGQDDRLLCVVGPCSIHDHGQAMDYARLLKDLRDELKQDLLIVMRVYFEKPRTTVGWKGYINDPHLDGSFHMNEGLRLARQLLLDVTALGLPAGTEFLDLLSPQYISDLIAWGAIGARTTESQSHRQLASGLSCPVGFKNGTDGSVKIAADAVLAARASHAFMGMTKMGMAAIFETRGNDDCHLILRGGKAPNYDAASVQAAAEALKSAGLRQQLMIDFSHANSSKKFERQIDVGHDVGAQIAGGDARITGVMIESHLQPGRQDLLTGQTKADLLPGVSITDACLGWSQTEPLLRELAAAVRQRRERAAG